From the Triticum urartu cultivar G1812 chromosome 4, Tu2.1, whole genome shotgun sequence genome, the window GGACGACACCGTTGCAACGGCCGCTGCAGCCTTCACCTTTGGTTTCGCCGTTGTCCTCGCGGTGGCGCTGTTTACGACGGGAGGATTCTCCGGTATCGGCGACGCTTGTTGTTGCTGCTTGGGCAACGCCGCGGCGGCGGCCGCGGCTTCTTTCGCCCTCTGCCTAGCGGCGGCCTCCTCGTCGATCACGGCCGACATGATGAACGAGTACCCCTTCTGCAGCATCCTGTACAGGAGCAGAGCGGACATGCGGGCCTGGTCGCGCACCGCCTCCAGGTCGCGGTGCTCGTCCACCAGCTCCAGCCGCTCGCCGAACACCACGGCGCGGTCCGGCTTGAGCTTGAGCGAGAGTAGCAAGTGCGCGCGCTCCAGCTCAGAGCGCGTGCACCCGCGCCGCACGCCCAGCAGAGCGTAGTAATCGATGTTGCACCCCTCGCCCACGGCGGCGCGGCTGCGTAGCCCCTGAATCCGGGCGATCAGCTTGCGGTGGGCGCCCGCGATCTCGCGGTAGCGCACGCCACCCTGCGGTCGCCACCTGGGCCCCGGCAGCTTGCCGTCACGGAGCGCCGCGTCGTACAGAAGTTTGAGGTGGTCAAGGTCACGGAGGGAATCGGAGAGCGCCCCCACGGACTGAAGGAGATCGGCACGGGCGCGGAGCGCCGGGATGTACGCGGGGTCGAGAGCCAGCGCACGGTTGCAATCTGCTATGGCGTCTGCCGGGCGGCCGCCAGCCTGGAATGACGCGGCGCGGCCGACGAGGCACGCGGCGGCGAAGGTGTGCGGGAGCACGCCACGGCGTGCCTCGAGTATCTTGGAGAAATGGCGGACGGCCTCCGCTGGGAGGCCCGCGTCGAGGGCCGCCATGGCGGCCGTGCGGCGGCGGAGCAGGAGCTTCACGTGAGCCAGGAGCTGGGACATGGCCTCCGACTCCACGGCCGGTATGATGAACGCCGACCCGGACTTGGAAGCGTTGCCCGATGGCACTGAGGCAACAGCTGCGGCGACAGTCGATGATGAGAAGCTGTCCTCCGACCAACAAACGCTCTCGCGGCGGAAAGCCGCCGACGCGAGGCGGCGGCCGGTCTGGAGAAGAACCATGGCATCTTCGATGAGGCCGAGGTGAAAGCAAGCTTCCCCCAGGACCAAGTACCGCCACTGCGTGTCCGTGTTGGGGTTCTTAGAGAGGCCGGCCAGGACGCGGCGCTTGAGCTCGGACACATCGAAGCAGCGGAAGGAGCGAGCGGTCCCAGTGTCAGTCTCGGCCGCGTCGGAGCGGTGGCGCTCGGGGGAGAGGAGCTTGGCACGGGAGATTGTGCCAAGGTCACCGGAGCTGGAGGAGGACaaggacgacgacgaggaggcaTCCTCGCCGGAGCAGGATTTGCCGCAGCTGGGAATGTAGTCACGGAGCATCTCCGCGACCTCGCGGTACCGCCGCAGCGCGAGGAGCGCCCGCGCCCGCAGCTCGAGCGCGGCCTCCATCCGCGGCGACAGGTCCAGCGCGGCGTCGATGAGGCCGAGCGCCGCCACGGCGTCCCCGCCGCCGGATTCCGGCGCCGCGGCGAGAATCGCCCGCGCCTCCCGAAGGTACCTGTCGATCACCTGCGCATACATACCGAAACAAGCATGAGATTTCTGCCAGACGAGGTTGGATTCTTGCACAAACAGAGAAAGATGGACCAATCCGAGACAGCGAAAATGAATGAATTTTTTGGGGGACAAAACAACAGAGAAAACCGAGAGCGGAGCAGAGCATAGCAGACGGTGCGCTCAGATCAAGCATGTCGATCTTGGAGAGGAAAAGAAACAAGAAGAAAAGGCACGCCATGCTCGAAAGAAGGAAGTACTTCTTGCTCAGCTCGAAGAGGCTGTCCTGTGATTTGGATTTTGGACGGCACGACCAAACAACCCTGCTTGTCGAGTCGAAGGACCAAATGTTGTTGGCACTTGTGCGGTACAGAGAAAAAAGCAAACAGTTCTTGCACAGATTGGCCATTGGCGTGGCAAGAACTGGCCGGATGAAGAACACCCAACGAAAGAAAAGAGAAGAATGTGGGGCGGAGATATCTGAGATCGCAGCCGTGAGCAGGCAAGGCGAGCAGCGAGCTCGTACGGACCTTCCTGTTGCTGAGGAGCCacttcctcttcttctccggaGCGGAAGAAGGCGAGGAGACCGCCATTGCCTCACGCGCATCAATCGGCGCACCCGCCCAACCGAAGCTCGGATCGATCCGCGATGACACGGGAGGCTGGACACCGGAAGAGAGATGGAGAGGAATGGCTAGGCGAGGAggcgagaggagagaggaggctaTATATACGGACCCCTCTCCCAAATCTAACGCCTTGTGTGGAGTAGTAGTTGCGGTATTTTATAATGTTATCTCGGTTTGAATTGGTGGGGAAGAAGGAGAAAATGGGGGATGGGCAAGCAAatgagggagggagggagaagAAATGCCAGCTTTGACTGCACTGCACTCTCCTGCTTTCCGTTTGAGAGAGCCTCATCCTAGGTGGCCAAGATGCCTATCCAACACATCTCCCCTTCCTCACTCAAATCACAGGCCCagtaaataaaataaaataaaaaaggtCTCGCGTAGGGTGTGGTGTGGTGAGCTTTTAAAAGCGTGGAGGGAGAATAGTATTTGCTGCCCCACTACTCCTCCTCTCCTTGCTCTGTACCCAACCATTTTTTCTTTACTATCTcctcttttcttttttcctttgaATGATTCCTTTATTCCCTCGCTCATTTTAAGCTATATTATCGATTTTAAAGCCGCACACTCTTTCGATTGAACAAAGTTCATGTTGTGCACCATTATTTTCTGCCTTGCTTTTCTTCCTCCTTTCGGGTTTTATTGTAGGCTAAAGTATAAATATATCATTCAGAACCTCTTTCGAATACAAATTATATAACAATTTTCTAGAATACATTtaatattttattagttaaatagaTAGCCAAACTTTGACTCAAAATATATGAAGGAACCTAAAAAACCCATATATGGAGGTAAATTAAATACGGAGCAAAAATACCCAGTACCACGCCAACTCATCAGGGTGGCAAATACCCTACTGCACTCATAAATGTACAGTACCGCATACTTGCCGCCTTCCACACTGTATACGCGTATCTAACCACATCCCATCCGAGTTATTACTCCCGTCCTCCTCCCTGCCAATGCACGGAATCTGGAAACTTTTGCCGTGCAGTGTGCACAGTCCACGTATCCCAGTACGCGGCCGAGTACACAAGAGATACAGTATTATTATTTGAGCCCAGAAAATTAGGCTTTTGGAGGAGTAAAACCGGTGGTCCCTTCACGGGCAGGGCAGGGCAGGGCAGGGGCAGGAGCGTGTAGACTACACACGGGGACACGCAGAAAAGGTGGACTTAAATACGGCCTAGGCGCGCGTATTTATACGCCCTCACGACGCGTCATGCGTAGCGGTCCATGTCACCGCTGAGCTGTCGGGCCCACCGGGCCAGCGAGAGGCCTCCTCTTTTCGCCGTGAACCAACAATCAAGCGCACACCTACCTCTCCCTCTGCTGCGCTGTGGCGTGCCCGATTTGGCGACCCTTTCAACACAACATGCGGCTGCGATCTTAATCTTGATCGTGATTGCCAGACTGACCTGATGATGGCTTTGGACGGATCAGATCGGACGGGGTCTCTGCTCATCCGTGCATTGGCTATAGGGATGCAGATACGGCACAGTGAGAACAGGGGACGGGTGTCGAGCGATCGCAATTTAGTGGCCTTAATACTGCATGTACTACGTGCTTGCAAGAAGCGATAAGACGTGCAGTAAAGCAAGCTCGAAGTACCAACAACAGATCCAGCCGATCGATGACACAACCACCACCATTTGAACCACTGTCTCCACTCCAGCTTAATTCCATCTACTCCAGAGTACGCTTCCGATTAAACGCAAGTCCCGTGCCTTGTTATGAGTAGCTAGGTactccatgagaccatgaccatgAGAGAAAGATGGATCCGCCATTGACGCATGTGGTGAAAACTGAAAAGGAGTTTCCTTTCCGTGATATGCCAATGAAATGAGCCGCAACTTTGGtcgctggctggctggctggctgccTTGGATCTTATCCACATCGAGACGGCGCAATGCATGGCTCTGAATGTTGGCCGTCTTGGATCTTTGTTCGCTCAATTGGACATCGTTTTTACTTGCAAGGCGCCAAGGTCTCGCCACCTTTTCGCTCGCTGCTGCGGCTGCTCACATCGGCGGCCCATATCCATGCATGCGCTGCTGTGCTGGTGTCACCGCGCCAGCAGGAGCTGCACTGCACTGGTTTTCTTTTACTGCTGCCCATCATGCATACTACACCACGGCGTGGTCGTAGCCGTAGCCATAGACAGACTCGGCATTCCAATTTATGAGTCGAAATGTGTGGAGTGCTGCAGAAGCAACACGCCACCCCTGTTCGTTGCTGTTGGATCGTATGCGATGCATGCACGCGCCTTTCATAAATCCATAAATAAATACTcgcttttcttttcttttcttttcttttcttttcttttagcCCGTACTGTCTGTACCGGCCTTTCCCAATCGGCATTGAATGAGTCACGTGACGAGGAAATGTCAGCGTCGCCTGCCTGCCCGCTTTACAGCCACGGGAGCGCATGCACCAACTTTATCCGGCCCGGCCCATCTTCATGTT encodes:
- the LOC125551917 gene encoding uncharacterized protein LOC125551917, which codes for MAVSSPSSAPEKKRKWLLSNRKVIDRYLREARAILAAAPESGGGDAVAALGLIDAALDLSPRMEAALELRARALLALRRYREVAEMLRDYIPSCGKSCSGEDASSSSSLSSSSSGDLGTISRAKLLSPERHRSDAAETDTGTARSFRCFDVSELKRRVLAGLSKNPNTDTQWRYLVLGEACFHLGLIEDAMVLLQTGRRLASAAFRRESVCWSEDSFSSSTVAAAVASVPSGNASKSGSAFIIPAVESEAMSQLLAHVKLLLRRRTAAMAALDAGLPAEAVRHFSKILEARRGVLPHTFAAACLVGRAASFQAGGRPADAIADCNRALALDPAYIPALRARADLLQSVGALSDSLRDLDHLKLLYDAALRDGKLPGPRWRPQGGVRYREIAGAHRKLIARIQGLRSRAAVGEGCNIDYYALLGVRRGCTRSELERAHLLLSLKLKPDRAVVFGERLELVDEHRDLEAVRDQARMSALLLYRMLQKGYSFIMSAVIDEEAAARQRAKEAAAAAAALPKQQQQASPIPENPPVVNSATARTTAKPKVKAAAAVATVSSQATAPVYQGVFCRDLAVVGTLLSRSGFDRSLPVKCEAMSC